From the genome of Fusarium keratoplasticum isolate Fu6.1 chromosome 11, whole genome shotgun sequence, one region includes:
- a CDS encoding MFS domain-containing protein, which yields MGSSSHKERKGAAAVVGPELAAVLPNDPRPWYRTPHLLKLNLLLLIPLVSSGAIGYDGSMMNGLQTLPQWRQYFGNPQGAMLGAMNSVYPAGKVVALFLVTYICDRFGRKTAMAIGALTCVAFAIMQAVSQNLHTFIAARAILGFFTSFLAQPSPILITELAYPTHRGKLTALYNTSFYLGGIIAAWCTFGTFKLDTTWSWRIPSLLQGALPALQLLTIYFLPESPRWLVAHGRREEARKILAEYHAGGDFDAPLVHFEMAEIEGALTHEADAMSQNSWLELVRTPANRRRTLIAVIVGWFAQWNGINLVSYYLVLVLNTIGITDAKDQTLINGLLQISNWLAAIFVGAMLVDRLGRRTLFLTSTCGMFVSYVIWTALSSHFASTRSEETGRAIVGFVFITFFFYAIAWAPLLQAYIVEIYPYTLRGRGVSIMYISTFTGLVVGNQVNPIAMGKIGWKYYIVFCCILAVLIVVIWFLFPETKGHTLEEIQEVFEGKSNGALHAGKLADIEGGDLEKDNKKDKQVDQVELA from the exons atggGTTCTTCATCGCAcaaggagagaaaaggggcGGCCGCAGTCGTCGGCCCTGAGCTCGCTGCA GTGCTTCCCAATGACCCTCGACCATGGTATCGCACGCCtcatctcctcaagctcaacctACTTCTTCTGATCCCTCTCGTGTCATCCGGTGCAATTGGCTACGATG GATCCATGATGAACGGTCTTCAAACACTCCCTCAATGGCGACAATACTTTGGCAACCCCCAAGGTGCCATGCTCGGAGCCATGAACTCGGTCTACCCTGCCGGCAAAGTCgttgccctcttcctcgtcacctACATCTGCGATCGATTTGGTAGAAAGACGGCCATGGCCATTGGCGCCTTGACATGTGTTGCTTTTGCCATCATGCAAGCCGTGTCTCAGAACCTCCACACGTTTATTGCGGCGAGAGCTATTCTCGGCTTCTTCACCAGTTTCCTTGCCCAGCCTAGCCCTATTCTCATTACTGAGCTGGCGTACCCGACGCATCGTGGCAAGCTGACAGCTCTCTACAACACTTCTTTC TACTTGGGAGGCATCATTGCGGCGTGGTGCACCTTTGGAACATTCAAGCTCGACACGACATGGAGCTGGAGAAtcccctctcttctccaaggagCCCTCCCcgctcttcagcttctcacGATCTACTTCCTCCCCGAATCGCCTCGATGGCTCGTCGCACACGGTCGAAGGGAAGAAGCTCGAAAAATCTTAGCCGAATACCATGCTGGAGGTGACTTTGATGCCCCTCTTGTGCATTTTGAGATGGCAGAGATTGAGGGTGCTTTAACGCACGAGGCCGATGCCATGTCGCAGAACTCTTGGCTCGAACTTGTCCGTACACCGGCGAACCGCAGGCGTACTCTTATCGCTGTCATCGTTGGTTGGTTTGCTCAGTGGAACGGAATCAACCTCGTCAG CTACTACCTCGTTCTCGTTCTCAACACTATCGGAATCACCGACGCCAAGGACCAGACTCTCATCAATGGTCTGTTGCAGATTTCCAACTGGTTGGCTGCCATCTTTGTTGGAGCCATGTTGGTCGATCGTCTCGGACGCCGAACTCTGTTCCTCACCTCGACTTGCGGAATGTTCGTCTCGTACGTCATCTGGACTGCTCTCAGCTCTCACTTCGCTTCGACAAGGAGTGAGGAAACTGGCCGAGCTATCGttggcttcgtcttcatcactTTCTTCTTCTACGCCATCGCTTGGGCTCCTCTGCTTCAGGCTTACATCGTTGAGATCTACCCCTACACTCTTCGTGGCCGTGGCGTTTCCATCATGTACATCAGCACGTTTACTGGTTTGGTCGTTGGAAACCAGGTCAACCCCATCGCCATGGGCAAGATCGGCTGGAAGTACTACATCGTCTTCTGCTGCATTTTGGCTGTGCTCATTGTTGTCATCTGGTTCCTTTTCCCAGAGACCAAGGGCCACACTCTTGAGGAGATCCAGGAAGTGTTTGAGGGCAAGTCAAATGGTGCTCTCCACGCTGGAAAGCTTGCAGATATCGAGGGTGGAGATTTGGAGAAGGATaacaagaaggacaagcaGGTCGATCAGGTCGAGCTCGCTTAA
- a CDS encoding Beta-glucosidase, producing the protein MAKNTDIDAIIKSLTLEEKISLLAGQNFSETVGLLEKGVPAIKTADGPNGVRSAATDLSIKSACFPAACNLAASFDTELAERFGRALAKEARGKRAHCILGPTVCIHRHPLGGRNFESFSEDPFLAGKMSSRVIQGLQSVGVSATIKHFVANEQETARTTVDETIDERALREIYLRPFEIAIKEAKPWAIMTAYNHVNGVHCDEHNWLLKDVLRGNWGWNGLVMSDWGGTNSVASALNAGLDLEMPGPPRLRKEADVIEALKKGEVTEEVINERAKSVIQFALKLKALEDEADPAVLGQSTDSPELRNMIREAGARGIVLLKNEGNLLPLSKDKVSKKKIALIGFAKDAMAHGGGSAAVNAYRKVTPWDALHEALGDDVEFTFAKGAHRERLLPAISKEGSCGTVVGLDGQPGFSRQLFESGKTEPVSVISQPTSVYSPLGSQESLWRRLEIVGDFTPAETGTHYIACSGLGPTRVFVDDDLIFEQPGNCSDPMGSLFLAAPEPEFRYSFEAGKTYRLRICSDPPTKIGLTILEGRSGVRLGFSLESDHDADLLGEASEVAKNADYAIVFTGHDPQWETEGRDQDSFNLPRKGTQDAMVSTVAAANKNTIVVNSTGVAIAMPWLDQVSAVMQAWFPGQECGYSIADVLTGAVNPEGRLPVSFPKRLEDCPAHGNFPGEYVDDQLKVKYEEGVFVGYRHFDRLDKDKINFAFGHGLSYTTFAYGLKSVTRDERAWAVTAEVSNTGNKAGGSLVQVYAGRASSSADHPIKALVAFSKVQLQPGEKKTVQLSVKDRDLAYYDSGLKKWVVDEGEYRFYLGSSAADLVGEVVVKSEKLTFDP; encoded by the exons atggccaagaatACTGATATTGATGCGATTATCAAGTCGCTGAcgttggaggagaag ATATCCCTGCTCGCAGGCCAGAACTTCTCCGAGACTGTCGGTCTGCTCGAAAAGGGAGTCCCGGCGATCAAG ACAGCTGATGGCCCCAATGGAGTCCGTTCAGCAGCTACAGACCTTAGCATCAAATCCGCCTGTTTCCCGGCAGCATGCAATCTCGCAGCGAGCTTCGACACAGAACTCGCCGAGAGATTCGGCCGTGCTCTCGCCAAGGAGGCAAGGGGGAAGAGAGCCCACTGCATCCTAGGACCTACAGTTTGCATTCACCGACATCCGCTTGGAGGGCGTAACTTTGAGAGCTTCAGTGAAGACCCTTTCCTCGCCGGAAAGATGTCTTCTCGAGTTATTCAGGGTCTGCAGAGTGTTGGTGTGTCCGCGACGATTAAGCATTTCGTGGCCAACGAGCAGGAGACGGCTCGGACGACGGTCGATGAGACTATCGACGAGCGAGCTCTTCGTGAGATTTATCTACGTCCCTTCGAGattgccatcaaggaggccaagcccTGGGCTATCATGACAGCTTACAACCACGTCAACGGAGTCCACTGCGACGAACACAACTGGCTCTTGAAGGACGTCCTTCGTGGAAACTGGGGATGGAATGGCCTCGTCATGAGTGATTGGGGTGGCACAAACTCAGTTGCTTCCGCCCTCAACGCCGGGCTGGACTTGGAAATGCCTGGACCTCCTCGACTTCGCAAGGAGGCTGATGTTATCGAAGCACTTAAGAAGGGAGAAGTCACGGAAGAGGTCATCAATGAGCGGGCCAAGTCTGTCATTCAGTTCgctctcaagctcaaggcccttgaggatgaggcggaTCCTGCTGTTCTCGGACAATCTACCGATAGCCCCGAACTCCGGAACATGATCCGAGAAGCTGGTGCACGAGGCATTGTGCTGTTGAAAAACGAGGGAAATCTTCTACCCCTTTCAAAGGACAAGGTtagcaagaagaagattgctCTCATTGGCTTCGCCAAGGATGCTATGGCCCACGGTGGTGGCAGTGCCGCGGTCAATGCTTACCGAAAAGTCACACCTTGGGACGCCCTACATGAAGcccttggcgatgatgttgagtTTACATTTGCCAAAGGAGCCCACCGTGAGCGTCTTCTTCCAGCAATTAGCAAGGAGGGCTCTTGCGGTACTGTGGTCGGTCTTGATGGACAACCAGGCTTCAGCCGACAACTGTTCGAGAGTGGCAAGACTGAGCCTGTGTCAGTCATCTCCCAGCCAACCTCGGTGTATTCGCCTCTAGGATCTCAAGAGTCCCTCTGGCGAAGACTCGAGATTGTTGGAGACTTTACACCAGCTGAGACAGGTACACATTACATCGCCTGCTCTGGACTCGGACCTACTCGCGtctttgtcgacgacgatctcATCTTTGAGCAGCCTGGAAACTGCTCGGACCCCATGGGCTCGCTGTTCTTGGCAGCTCCGGAGCCCGAGTTCCGCTATAGCTTCGAGGCTGGCAAGACATACCGTCTGCGCATCTGCAGTGACCCCCCAACAAAGATTGGCTTGACCATTCTTGAAGGTCGCAGTGGCGTTCGCCTCGGCTTCTCCTTGGAGTCAGACCATGATGCTGATCTCCTCGGAGAAGCTTCCGAGGTTGCCAAGAATGCTGACTACGCTATTGTTTTCACTGGCCACGACCCTCAATGGGAGACTGAGGGTCGTGATCAGGACTCTTTCAACCTGCCTCGCAAGGGAACTCAGGATGCCATGGTCTCGACTGTTGCGGCTGCCAACAAGAATACCATTGTGGTGAACTCCACCGGTGTTGCTATCGCTATGCCCTGGCTCGATCAAGTATCTGCCGTCATGCAAGCCTGGTTCCCCGGTCAAGAGTGTGGTTACTCTATCGCCGACGTTCTCACTGGAGCCGTCAACCCCGAAGGTCGACTGCCAGTCAGCTTCCCCAAGCGCCTCGAAGATTGTCCAGCGCACGGAAACTTCCCTGGAGAGTACGTCGATGATCAACTCAAGGTCAAGTACGAGGAAGGAGTCTTTGTTGGATATCGACATTTTGATCGCcttgacaaggacaagatcaacttCGCCTTTGGTCACGGCTTGTCTTACACAACTTTTGCATATGGCCTGAAGAGTGTCACGAGAGATGAGAGAGCCTGGGCTGTCACCGCTGAAGTCTCAAACACAGGAAACAAGGCTGGAGGTTCACTGGTGCAGGTTTACGCCGGACGAGCCTCTTCTAGTGCAGACCACCCAATCAAGGCTCTCGTAGCCTTTAGCAAGGTTCAACTACAGCctggcgagaagaagacggtgCAGCTTTCAGTGAAGGATAGAGACTTGGCGTACTACGACAGTGGTCTTAAGAAGTGGGTAGTTGATGAGGGAGAATATCGCTTCTATCTGGGTTCTTCGGCGGCTGATCTCGTGGGAGAGGTTGTTGTGAAGTCGGAGAAGTTGACTTTCGACCCATAG
- a CDS encoding CENP-V/GFA domain-containing protein — MSAPYSGQCLCAAVKFSISSEPVTIGKFATKDVQITAADNAIGEFILSDTASGNKKEKHFCRTCGCTLWTIPAAAKGAFHLIRLPLLDGGLNLKPANEIFVKNRPKWMEPVEGVGQWEEMRK, encoded by the exons ATGTCAGCTCCATATTCCGGACAGTGTCTCTGTGCCGCTGTCAAGTTCAGCATCTCGTCTGAGCCAGTTACA ATTGGCAAGTTCGCGACGAAGGATGTCCAAATAACGGCTGCCGACAACGCCATCGGCGAATTCATCCTCTCGGATACAGCCAGCGGaaataagaaagaaaagcACTTTTGCCGAACATGTGGATGCACATTATGGACGATTCCCGCCGCAGCCAAAGGAGCATTTCATCTCATCCGGCTGCCACTCCTGGACGGAGG GCTAAATCTCAAGCCGGCAAACGAGATCTTTGTCAAGAACCGGCCGAAATGGATGGAGCCGGTTGAGGGAGTCGGCCAGTGGGAAGAGATGAGAAAGTAA
- a CDS encoding CENP-V/GFA domain-containing protein has protein sequence MTAVVDEGTNTGEFFGISSAGSFTAQIKKAIDIRLGKPGTGPSNSVPATSRSVLGVTGAGDAPAPELSYVLPPRRQADHLMELYWFYVDPLYPFLDRKRWTNAYNAIFAGTVIDFNERIFVATLNIIFALSTQLHESQSLEQREQSSETYFRRAQDLLPMSPWESGSLELVQCLLVTSQYLQSTYNPHQTWMVVGSAIRMAQGLGLHLPETSADRSDPGERELLRRIWYGCILMDRMVSVTHGRPAMISKRPAMAVPLPNTSPPVDPRDVTSGRDIGYYSFFVESVRLYEIIHQTMIALYGGSHSGRCKAKEHHVPDHDSSDNDDEDLDKVVQLDRSLSKWEKKLPDHLKWNMLEANKDEISRRQAVILRMRFLHARILLLRPLLSRFCLTQSPAENSLADDTLQIRVIQQGAMFCVATAQNIITTLLTHQTLDSTVGLLPAWWYRVYYVYSAATVLIAAKLRPDIFPAVEIGRSWGQAISVLKAHEKFGQSARRCVAALHILSSKILQAVPGGLLGHEGGSKMTSCRTSEGSQTGGGPDVPADIELPDLVQQLADEFETPMPDLSYQDLADFNFDVNDMSWLNDMQGVWELLNE, from the exons ATGACGGCTGTTGTTGACGAAGGGACCAACACTGGAGAGTTCTTTGGAATCAGTAGTGCTGGTTCCTTCACAGCTCAAATTAAAAAGGCTATCGATATTCGTCTGGGGAAACCTGGGACAGGACCCTCCAATAGTGTCCCAGCTACATCGCGTTCGGTTCTAGGGGTCACAGGCGCCGGTGATGCGCCAGCACCTGAGCTCTCTTACGTTCTGCCTCCACGTCGACAAGCAGATCATCTCATGGAGCTTTACTGGTTCTATGTAGATCCTTTGTATCCGTTCCTGGACCGAAAGCGTTGGACCAATGCATACAATGCCATCTTCGCCGGTACAGTAATTGATTTCAACGAACGCATCTTCGTTGCTAccctcaacatcatctttGCTCTTTCCACACAGCTACATGAGTCTCAGTCTCTCGAGCAACGAGAACAGTCAAGCGAAACCTACTTCCGCCGAGCCCAAGATTTGTTACCAATGAGCCCCTGGGAGTCTGGATCTCTTGAGCTTGTACAGTGTTTGTTGGTTACGAGCCAGTATCTTCAGAGCACTTACAATCCGCATCAGACATGGATGGTTGTTGGCTCGGCAATAAGAATGGCTCAAGGCTTGGGACTTCACCTACCGGAAACATCGGCAGATCGATCTGATCCAGGGGAGCGAGAACTATTGCGGCGGATATGGTATGGGTGCATTCTCATGGATAG GATGGTGTCTGTAACCCATGGACGGCCTGCCATGATCTCGAAACGTCCTGCAATGGCCGTCCCGTTACCCAACACATCACCACCTGTTGACCCGAGAGATGTGACATCGGGAAGAGACATAGGGTACTACAGCTTCTTTGTCGAGTCAGTCAGACTCTATGAGATAATTCACCAAACCATGATAGCGCTCTACGGAGGCTCTCATAGTGGGCGATGCAAAGCAAAAGAGCATCACGTCCCCGACCACGACAGTTCAGAtaacgatgatgaagatctcGACAAGGTCGTTCAACTGGATCGTTCGCTCAGTAAATGGGAGAAGAAACTTCCAGATCACCTGAAGTGGAACATGCTGGAGGCGAACAAGGACGAAATATCACGTCGTCAAGCTGTTATTCTGCGGATGCG CTTTCTTCATGCTCGAATTCTACTACTTCGACCGTTGCTGTCACGATTCTGCCTCACACAATCACCAGCAGAAAACAGTCTAGCCGACGACACCTTACAGATCCGTGTCATCCAACAAGGAGCAATGTTTTGCGTTGCCACGGCTCAGAATATTATCACCACACTTCTCACACACCAGACTCTTGACAGCACTGTTGGTCTTCTACCTGCGTGGTGGTATCGCGTTTACTATGTGTACTCAGCCGCCACCGTTCTCATCGCCGCAAAGTTAAGACCAGATATCTTTCCTGCGGTTGAAATTGGGCGCTCATGGGGCCAAGCTATTTCAGTACTGAAAGCTCACGAGAAGTTCGGTCAATCTGCACGAAGATGCGTAGCAGCTTTGCATATTCTTTCATCCAAGATATTGCAGGCTGTGCCCGGAGGCTTGCTCGGACACGAAGGGGGAAGCAAGATGACTTCTTGCCGAACCAGCGAAGGGAGCCAAACTGGGGGAGGGCCAGATGTCCCAGCTGACATCGAGCTGCCTGACTTGGTGCAGCAATTGGCTGATGAGTTTGAGACTCCAATGCCGGATCTTTCTTACCAAGACCTGGCTGATTTCAATTTTGATGTAAACGACATGTCATGGCTAAATGACATGCAGGGGGTTTGGGAACTGCTTAATGAGTAA
- a CDS encoding Cupin-2 domain-containing protein codes for MGNYASTMSASAADSETEEMKSYLSALPAQHLDPLWSQMNMMVPPTPNPATKPHMWKYRDALPHLETAARLVPEEKAERRVLMLVNPSMQAPYTTDTIYGGLQIVNPGETAPAHRHLAFACRFIMDGEGFTAVEGKKMPLVRGDVVVTPIWHWHDHGNESDKPVIWLDMLNLPLFRFAPVHFAEGYSDPRYPSEHCDPCEWRFPWGPVEKALNASKDDYAIYQYTLADGKPLSNILTVQAERLNPGASVESQESQSYLYHCYEGTGRTEVEAPSGEKMVFKWEARDTFAIPSWCKIKHINESSTEKAYLVACHDGPFLECLGIQRRK; via the exons ATGGGAAACTACGCTAGCACCATGAGCGCCAGCGCCGCCGACAGCGAGACAGAGGAGATGAAGTCTTATCTCAGTGCTCTCCCTGCCCAACACCTCGACCCTCTGTGGTCTCAGATGAACATGATGGTGCCTCCCACGCCTAACCCTGCCACGAAGCCTCACATGTGGAAATACCGAGACGCTCTACCGCATCTGGAAACAGCTGCTCGGTTGGTgcccgaggagaaggctgagaGGAGAGTCCTGATGCTAGTGAACCCCAGCATGC AGGCCCCCTATACTACAGACACCATCTATGGCGGCTTGCAAATCGTCAACCCGGGCGAGACTGCCCCAGCACACAGACATCTTGCCTTTGCCTGtcgcttcatcatggatggtGAAGGTTTCACTGCTGTcgagggaaagaagatgCCTCTTGTTCGAGGAGATGTTGTTGTCACACCTATCTGGCACTGGCATGACCACGGCAACGAAAGTGATAAGCCTGTTATTTGGCTGGACATGTTGAACTTGCCCCTGTTCCGCTTCGCTCCAGTGCACTTTGCTGAGGGTTACTCCGACCCTCGTTACCCTAGCGA GCACTGTGACCCCTGCGAGTGGCGTTTCCCTTGGGGCCCGGTAGAGAAGGCCCTCAACGCCAGCAAGGACGACTACGCCATCTATCAATACACTCTTGCAGATGGCAAGCCTCTATCAAACATCCTTACCGTCCAAGCCGAACGCCTTAACCCTGGTGCTTCAGTGGAGTCGCAAGAGAGCCAGTCATACCTCTACCACTGCTACGAAGGAACTGGCCGAACAGAGGTTGAGGCTCCATCGGGCGAGAAGATGGTCTTCAAGTGGGAGGCTCGCGACACTTTTGCCATTCCTTCGTGGTGCAAGATCAAGCACATTAATGAGTCTTCAACAGAAAAGGCTTATCTGGTGGCTTGTCACGATGGACCCTTCCTTGAGTGTTTGGGTATCCAGAGGAGGAAGTAG
- a CDS encoding DUF4396 domain-containing protein has protein sequence MNGIAHHTRLCGSRLLSRSPHISTAAFINAPSISLSLQKQWTSSQSCSKKTPCQKSPPLSATSAAFWSSRPTWNRASVNTLRCLVGCTLGDFTAMWLLQAYYPDLGMGVVMPISMASGISSSILLETIMLRIGRDGLSWLTAAKTAIGMSFISMITMEAAENAVDYYLTGGNVSLNDPAFWLAAGLSIIAGFFAPLPYNYIRLRKYGKACH, from the exons ATGAACGGAATCGCCCATCACACTCGCCTTTGCGGGTCCAGGTTACTCTCACGTTCACCTCACATCAGCACCGCTGCTTTCATCAACGCGCCTTCAATAAGCCTGAGTTTACAGAAGCAATGGACAAGCAGTCAATCATGCAGCAAGAAAACACCCTGCCAAAAGTCGCCTCCTCTCTCCGCGACATCCGCTGCCTTCTGGAGCTCTAGGCCGACATGGAATCGAGCTTCTGTCAACACCTTGCGCTGTCTCGTTGGCTGCACGTTGGGTGACTTCACAGCCATGTGGTTGTTGCAAGCCTACTACCCGGACCTTGGCATGGGAGTCGTAATGCCAATTTCCA TGGCTTCTGGCATCTCTAGCTCCATCCTCTTGGAGACCATCATGCTTCGTATCGGCCGTGATGGATTGTCATGGCTCACAGCTGCAAAGACGGCCATCGGCATGAGCTTCATATCAATGATCACAATGGAGGCAGCCGAGAATGCAGTTGACTACTACCTCACCGGCGGAAATGTCTCCCTCAACGACCCTGCGTTCTGGCTCGCTGCTGGCCTGTCTATAATTGCTGGCTTCTTTGCCCCTCTTCCATACAACTACATACGCCTACGAAAGTATGGAAAGGCTTGTCACTGA
- a CDS encoding NmrA domain-containing protein, whose amino-acid sequence MASTQQTRTIVVLGATGNQGRGVVRALLQKISPAFHVRAVTRDIEGSSAKRLVSEFGSTDRLRLVKGDVYDGPSLHSAFKDAYGVFAVTQNRIAGGTVDTEDDMKHELQAGRNIIDTAEACKIQHFVMSSLPNLTKASGGRFTKVYHFDYKHQIEQWARQRLPAVTALLPGLFYSNMLWPQYCRKEEDGTVRFCAPVPGNTLADWVDPAYDIGVFAAEVFAVGPEKTKSKTYPVVSPKVRFSDFSDIFTKSTSTPSSFKSTTIDQWGDTVAATVGEGYREDIKQMMQWIAEAPEEKICYGTMDPEEDTSWQDLGVRASTFEEWLARTNWRGPE is encoded by the exons ATGGCGTCCACGCAGCAAACTCGTaccatcgtcgtccttggGGCCACCGGgaaccaaggtcgaggagtAGTGAGGGCTCTACTCCAAAAGATCTCACCAGCATTCCACGTCCGGGCGGTGACACGAGATATCGAGGGCTCAAGCGCTAAACGATTGGTATCTGAGTTTGGATCAACAGATCGACTTCGTCTCGTCAAAGGAGACGTATACGATGGGCCGAGTTTGCATTCAGCCTTCAAGGATGCATACGGCGTCTTTGCCGTTACCCAGAACCGAATTGCGGGCGGAACCGTCGATACCGAAGATGACATGAAGCATGAGCTCCAAGCAGGTCGAAACATTATCGATACAGCAGAGGCCTGCAAGATACAGCATTTTGTAATGAGCAGCCTGCCGAACTTGACCAAAGCAAGTGGTGGACGCTTCACCAAAGTCTATCACTTTGACTATAAGCATCAGATTGAGCAGTGGGCTCGACAGCGTTTGCCCGCCGTCACTGCTTTGTTACCTG GTCTCTTCTACAGCAACATGCTGTGGCCACAGTACTGCCGTAAAGAAG AAGATGGAACTGTGCGATTTTGCGCCCCCGTTCCCGGTAATACACTTGCAGATTGGGTCGATCCAGCATATGATATTGGAGTCTTTGCGGCAG AGGTGTTCGCAGTTGGACCGGAAAAAACCAAATCCAAAACGTATCCTGTCGTGAGCCCAAAGGTCCGGTTTTCTGACTTTTCCGACATCTTTACAAAgtcaacctcgacaccaTCTTCCTTCAAGTCGACAACCATCGACCAATGGGGAGACACAGTCGCCGCGACTGTGGGCGAAGGGTACAGAGAGGACATCAAGCAGATGATGCAGTGGATCGCCGAGGCGCCAGAGGAAAAGATTTGCTATGGAACCATGGACCCCGAGGAGGATACCTCTTGGCAAGATCTTGGCGTTAGGGCGAGCACGTTTGAAGAATGGCTGGCTAGGACCAACTGGAGAGGGCCAGAATGA